Proteins from a genomic interval of Diospyros lotus cultivar Yz01 chromosome 6, ASM1463336v1, whole genome shotgun sequence:
- the LOC127804352 gene encoding polyadenylate-binding protein 3-like, producing the protein MENHREQDQEQEHKMYGGEIPEEAEMDANVDMSRAEEEEDPNAKDLQEMKKRLKEIEEEVGALREMLAKVEKEMGVVQDSSSGSTTQAEKE; encoded by the coding sequence ATGGAGAATCACCGAGAGCAAGACCAGGAGCAAGAGCATAAAATGTACGGAGGAGAGATTCCAGAAGAAGCAGAGATGGATGCCAATGTCGACATGTCTAGggctgaggaagaagaagaccctAATGCTAAGGACTTGcaggagatgaagaagagacTCAAGGAGATAGAAGAGGAAGTTGGTGCCCTTCGCGAAATGCTGGCCAAAGTTGAAAAGGAAATGGGCGTTGTTCAAGATTCTTCTAGTGGGTCTACTACACAGGCTGAGAAGGAATAA